A genome region from Anastrepha obliqua isolate idAnaObli1 chromosome 4, idAnaObli1_1.0, whole genome shotgun sequence includes the following:
- the LOC129246344 gene encoding heat shock factor protein isoform X5 — protein MHTFSETGAGVPAFLAKLWRLVDDPDTNHLICWNKDGRSFIIQNQAQFARELLPLNYKHNNMASFIRQLNMYGFHKITSIDNGGLKFDRDEMEFSHPCFKRNCPFLLEHIKRKIANTKSIDDKSGLKPEAVTKVLQDVKAMRGRQDSLDSRFSVMKQENEALWREIASLRQKHAKQQQIVNKLIQFLITIVQPSRNMTSVKRHMQLMIHDTPENAKLRKKSESESECGPVIHELGEELLDEVTDAEVDLMEAASPYGKMTPRNDAESCGSPLNIERPHSSISQMSQQFDYSNQSAEDAVNAALGSDINVGLNLGGSDAASKNSQKLGTGTSSSIIQSVNPDGSHIFYHVTEVPDAIDSHHNDVMPSASPNYSEENVLTTPMVREQMARSQQLKERNKRRRKQAAIEEPSPDIASKSATANVSSKCPSPKLIKSENTTIDPMSFLNVFTEDQLMQPDTQKNSPIPKEDSHPPNGSSSGLPRAGNTAIAAVSTVGAGNDVTLLGGGSQAANFYNPSEFITPEMPADLFEESPLISAEPNSYNQQQQQQQKEPRQQQFGRTMANSGKFSSFVTRNNNNGNVTAGSPNGASTSAAAAAAASNQFFNSDKQSNNCNALVSSQQGKNVNNNGSNLLLAKYKNGGPGSEDMRLSIADDVNNHLDNVQDELESLKDLLRSDGYSLDANTLLSNGDATNTSPNNRISFSSQLDGEFLTKLFNDSDILGPFGLSLINEVNNDKKGSELMSYQPMYDLSDIIDINDKNELEAVDQSSRPSSSRQLQQLEQQQREPLSGLNTPYNDYFANALEPSSTPKKSEPAAIGNIKTKP, from the exons GATGGTCGCAGTTTCATAATACAAAACCAGGCACAATTTGCACGCGAATTGTTGCCTTTGAATTATAAACATAACAATATGGCTAGTTTTATAAGACAGCTAAATATGT ACGGTTTTCATAAAATAACTTCAATAGACAATGGCGGTTTGAAATTCGATCGCGATGAAATGGAATTTTCCCATCCTTGTTTCAAACGCAACTGTCCTTTCTTGCTTGAGCATATTAAACGTAAAATTGCCAACACAAAAAGTATTGATGATAAATCTGGTTTGAAACCTGAGGCCGTTACGAAGGTGCTACAAGATGTTAAGGCAATGCGCGGTCGGCAGGATTCGCTTGACTCGCGGTTTTCAGTTATGAAACAGGAAAATGAGGCATTATGGCGAGAAATAGCGTCGCTGCGTCAAAAACATGCTAAGCAACAGCAAATAGTTAAtaaa ctaatacaatttttaatcacaATTGTACAACCTTCACGTAACATGACTAGTGTGAAGCGACATATGCAGCTAATGATTCATGACACACCAGAGAATGCAAAGCTTCGCAAAAAGAGTGAGTCCGAATCTGAGTGTGGCCCAGTTATTCATGAACTTGGAGAAGAGTTGCTTGACGAGGTCACCGATGCCGAGGTTGATTTAAT GGAAGCAGCAAGTCCATATGGCAAGATGACTCCACGCAATGATGCCGAAAGCTGTGGGTCCCCTCTAAATATTGAGCGTCCTCATTCAAGCATCAGTCAAATGTCACAACAATTCGACTACTCAAATCAGAGTGCGGAAGATGCTGTTAATGCAGCATTGGGGTCCGACATCAATGTGGGCCTAAATTTGGGTGGAAGTGACGCTGCTagcaaaaattctcaaaaattggGTACAGGCACGAGTTCGTCAATTATTCAGTCTGTAAATCCAGATGgatcacatattttttatcacGTCACTGAAGTTCCCGATGCAATAGATTCGCATCATAACGATGTCATGCCGTCAGCATCTCCAAATTACAGTGAGGAAAATGTGCTAACCACGCCTATGGTGCGTGAACAAATGGCGCGCTCACAGCAGTTGAAAGAGAGAAACAAGCGACGCCGCAAGCAGGCTGCTATTGAGGAACCATCACCCGACATCGCTTCAAAATCAGCCACAGCAAACGTCAGCTCGAAGTGTCCATCACCAAAATTGATTAAGTCTGAAAATACAACTATCGATCCAATGTCATTTTTGAATGTATTCACAGAGGATCAGCTTATGCAACCCGACACTCAAAAAAATTCACCAATTCCTAAAGAGGATTCACATCCACCGAATGGCAGTAGTTCTGGTTTACCGCGTGCTGGTAATACAGCTATTGCTGCGGTGTCTACAGTGGGTGCTGGTAACGATGTTACATTACTTGGTGGTGGATCACAGGCAGCAAACTTTTACAATCCAAGTGAATTTATTACTCCCGAGATGCCTGCTGATTTATTTGAG GAATCGCCATTAATATCAGCTGAACCCAACAGCTAtaatcagcagcagcagcaacaacaaaaagaaccACGGCAGCAGCAATTTGGCCGTACGATGGCCAATAGTGGCAAGTTCTCTTCGTTTGTAACGCGTAATAATAACAATGGTAACGTCACCGCTGGGTCACCTAATGGAGCTTCGACATCTGCCGCAGCCGCTGCCGCTGCTTCCAATCAATTTTTCAACAGTGACAAACAGAGTAACAACTGCAACGCACTAGTTTCCTCACAGCAGGGAAAGAATGTTAATAATAATGGAAGCAATTTGCTACTAGCGAAATACAAAAATGGTGGTCCTGGCAGTGAAGACATGCGGTTGAGTATAGC GGATGATGTGAATAACCACTTGGATAATGTTCAGGATGAACTGGAATCGCTTAAGGATTTGCTACGTAGTGATGGTTATTCCTTAGATGCCAACACTCTTTTGAGT AACGGAGATGCCACAAATACGAGTCCAAATAACCGAATTTCCTTCTCATCACAACTGGATGGGGAGTTTCTTACCAAG CTATTCAATGATTCCGACATTTTAGGACCCTTTGGTTTGAGTTTGATAAATGAAGTCAACAATGATAAAAAAG GTTCCGAGCTTATGTCTTACCAACCGATGTACGATCTATCagatatcatagatattaatgaTAAAAACGAGCTAGAAG CTGTTGACCAATCGAGTAGGCCTAGCAGCTCACGTCAATTGCAACAGCTAGAGCAGCAGCAAAGGGAACCTCTCAGCGGTCTCAATACACCATACAATGACTATTTTGCCAATGCACTTGAGCCTTCAAGTACCCCGAAAAAAAGTGAACCAGCGGCTATTGgcaacattaaaacaaaacctTAA
- the LOC129246344 gene encoding heat shock factor protein isoform X6: MANTRSKIEGKTKQREFEKIFYDDTQDGRSFIIQNQAQFARELLPLNYKHNNMASFIRQLNMYGFHKITSIDNGGLKFDRDEMEFSHPCFKRNCPFLLEHIKRKIANTKSIDDKSGLKPEAVTKVLQDVKAMRGRQDSLDSRFSVMKQENEALWREIASLRQKHAKQQQIVNKLIQFLITIVQPSRNMTSVKRHMQLMIHDTPENAKLRKKSESESECGPVIHELGEELLDEVTDAEVDLMEAASPYGKMTPRNDAESCGSPLNIERPHSSISQMSQQFDYSNQSAEDAVNAALGSDINVGLNLGGSDAASKNSQKLGTGTSSSIIQSVNPDGSHIFYHVTEVPDAIDSHHNDVMPSASPNYSEENVLTTPMVREQMARSQQLKERNKRRRKQAAIEEPSPDIASKSATANVSSKCPSPKLIKSENTTIDPMSFLNVFTEDQLMQPDTQKNSPIPKEDSHPPNGSSSGLPRAGNTAIAAVSTVGAGNDVTLLGGGSQAANFYNPSEFITPEMPADLFEESPLISAEPNSYNQQQQQQQKEPRQQQFGRTMANSGKFSSFVTRNNNNGNVTAGSPNGASTSAAAAAAASNQFFNSDKQSNNCNALVSSQQGKNVNNNGSNLLLAKYKNGGPGSEDMRLSIADDVNNHLDNVQDELESLKDLLRSDGYSLDANTLLSNGDATNTSPNNRISFSSQLDGEFLTKLFNDSDILGPFGLSLINEVNNDKKGSELMSYQPMYDLSDIIDINDKNELEAVDQSSRPSSSRQLQQLEQQQREPLSGLNTPYNDYFANALEPSSTPKKSEPAAIGNIKTKP; the protein is encoded by the exons GATGGTCGCAGTTTCATAATACAAAACCAGGCACAATTTGCACGCGAATTGTTGCCTTTGAATTATAAACATAACAATATGGCTAGTTTTATAAGACAGCTAAATATGT ACGGTTTTCATAAAATAACTTCAATAGACAATGGCGGTTTGAAATTCGATCGCGATGAAATGGAATTTTCCCATCCTTGTTTCAAACGCAACTGTCCTTTCTTGCTTGAGCATATTAAACGTAAAATTGCCAACACAAAAAGTATTGATGATAAATCTGGTTTGAAACCTGAGGCCGTTACGAAGGTGCTACAAGATGTTAAGGCAATGCGCGGTCGGCAGGATTCGCTTGACTCGCGGTTTTCAGTTATGAAACAGGAAAATGAGGCATTATGGCGAGAAATAGCGTCGCTGCGTCAAAAACATGCTAAGCAACAGCAAATAGTTAAtaaa ctaatacaatttttaatcacaATTGTACAACCTTCACGTAACATGACTAGTGTGAAGCGACATATGCAGCTAATGATTCATGACACACCAGAGAATGCAAAGCTTCGCAAAAAGAGTGAGTCCGAATCTGAGTGTGGCCCAGTTATTCATGAACTTGGAGAAGAGTTGCTTGACGAGGTCACCGATGCCGAGGTTGATTTAAT GGAAGCAGCAAGTCCATATGGCAAGATGACTCCACGCAATGATGCCGAAAGCTGTGGGTCCCCTCTAAATATTGAGCGTCCTCATTCAAGCATCAGTCAAATGTCACAACAATTCGACTACTCAAATCAGAGTGCGGAAGATGCTGTTAATGCAGCATTGGGGTCCGACATCAATGTGGGCCTAAATTTGGGTGGAAGTGACGCTGCTagcaaaaattctcaaaaattggGTACAGGCACGAGTTCGTCAATTATTCAGTCTGTAAATCCAGATGgatcacatattttttatcacGTCACTGAAGTTCCCGATGCAATAGATTCGCATCATAACGATGTCATGCCGTCAGCATCTCCAAATTACAGTGAGGAAAATGTGCTAACCACGCCTATGGTGCGTGAACAAATGGCGCGCTCACAGCAGTTGAAAGAGAGAAACAAGCGACGCCGCAAGCAGGCTGCTATTGAGGAACCATCACCCGACATCGCTTCAAAATCAGCCACAGCAAACGTCAGCTCGAAGTGTCCATCACCAAAATTGATTAAGTCTGAAAATACAACTATCGATCCAATGTCATTTTTGAATGTATTCACAGAGGATCAGCTTATGCAACCCGACACTCAAAAAAATTCACCAATTCCTAAAGAGGATTCACATCCACCGAATGGCAGTAGTTCTGGTTTACCGCGTGCTGGTAATACAGCTATTGCTGCGGTGTCTACAGTGGGTGCTGGTAACGATGTTACATTACTTGGTGGTGGATCACAGGCAGCAAACTTTTACAATCCAAGTGAATTTATTACTCCCGAGATGCCTGCTGATTTATTTGAG GAATCGCCATTAATATCAGCTGAACCCAACAGCTAtaatcagcagcagcagcaacaacaaaaagaaccACGGCAGCAGCAATTTGGCCGTACGATGGCCAATAGTGGCAAGTTCTCTTCGTTTGTAACGCGTAATAATAACAATGGTAACGTCACCGCTGGGTCACCTAATGGAGCTTCGACATCTGCCGCAGCCGCTGCCGCTGCTTCCAATCAATTTTTCAACAGTGACAAACAGAGTAACAACTGCAACGCACTAGTTTCCTCACAGCAGGGAAAGAATGTTAATAATAATGGAAGCAATTTGCTACTAGCGAAATACAAAAATGGTGGTCCTGGCAGTGAAGACATGCGGTTGAGTATAGC GGATGATGTGAATAACCACTTGGATAATGTTCAGGATGAACTGGAATCGCTTAAGGATTTGCTACGTAGTGATGGTTATTCCTTAGATGCCAACACTCTTTTGAGT AACGGAGATGCCACAAATACGAGTCCAAATAACCGAATTTCCTTCTCATCACAACTGGATGGGGAGTTTCTTACCAAG CTATTCAATGATTCCGACATTTTAGGACCCTTTGGTTTGAGTTTGATAAATGAAGTCAACAATGATAAAAAAG GTTCCGAGCTTATGTCTTACCAACCGATGTACGATCTATCagatatcatagatattaatgaTAAAAACGAGCTAGAAG CTGTTGACCAATCGAGTAGGCCTAGCAGCTCACGTCAATTGCAACAGCTAGAGCAGCAGCAAAGGGAACCTCTCAGCGGTCTCAATACACCATACAATGACTATTTTGCCAATGCACTTGAGCCTTCAAGTACCCCGAAAAAAAGTGAACCAGCGGCTATTGgcaacattaaaacaaaacctTAA